In Deltaproteobacteria bacterium, the genomic stretch TGCTGAAGACTCATAGGCTCCAAAGGTTGGATTCAATTAAGATCCAATTAATTAATGGAGGAAATGATGAAGGTTTCAAATTTCAATGACCAGTTTATTTTAGAATGTCGCCAAAAGTTAACTCTTGTAAAACAAGATTTGCTTAACAGAATGAAAGTTTCTGCCGAAAGATTTAGAGAAAATAATAAAAATGTTGGGGATGAGATTGACCAATCTGTTGCACAAATAGAAGAGTATAATATTCTTATCACGCAAGATAGAATCAGAAATCAATTATTAGAAGTAGAATTTGCATTGGCCCGAATTGAGAATGGAGATTTTGGTTTTTGCGAAGAAACCTTAGAGCCAATCGAGAAACAAAGATTGCTAACGATTCCTTGGACAAGACTAAGTATTGAAGGAGCAGAAATTCGCGAAAGATATAAAAAACATTATGCTCAGATATAAATTATTTTTGTTTGTCTGAAATGATCTTAACATCTCTGTCTTGATTTAATTTCATCGCGTTAAATCTTTGTTGAATAAATAATCAAATTCATTTTTTTGATGACATGAAACTTGTTGTACGTTTAATTCACCCATATTTCATTCACTAGAGTAAAATATATTCTCACTTTTGGAGGGGAAAATGAAACAAGCTAGTATCTCAGCAAAGAGTTCAAAACTTCAAAAAACTATGAAACCAAAATCTAAGAAATTAAGTTTACAAAAATCAAATAACACTCTCATCGCTCCTAATTTGGAAAATCATTCAGAAGAACCAGTTCTTGCAAAAATAATCCCTACCTTAAAAGAGTCTTTACTTTTTCAAAAAAGTTCCATTTTGAATAAAACCAATGAGTTTAAAAGACAGCAAGCAGAGACGGTACAGTTGTCTGATGAAGCTGAAGTTGCTTCTAATGAGCTGAGCCAAAATCTTTCAATCCATTTGCATGAAAGGGATTTAAAATCTCTCATTCAGATTGAAAAGGCTCTGGGCAAGATTGCCGCAGGAACCTATGGCGAATGTGAAATATGTTCAGACATGATTAACGCCAAAAGACTGCAAGTAAGACCCCTTGCGACCCTATGTGTTTCTTGTATGGAAGATCTTGAAGAAGAGAGAAAAAGAATTCAGTAATCATTTTTTATGTCAAAAGATTTAAGACGTGGAAGTCTTTGTCACTTTCTATAGTTTTCTGGACTAAGTGTCAGTTATCCATATTTTTGCACAATCAAAATCCGGTCCTTTGATAGTTATATTTGAGTAAAGCTATTGCCTTTTCCAGCCGAGAAAAATGTCAGGAAATCTTGAAAAGACATTGAAAAGAAAAGGGTGTTTTATGAATTTTGATGACAGAAGCGGAAATGGTGGAAATTACAAAGATGATAAGACAGTTGAAGTTCCATCAACACTACCCATGCTTCCTGTACGGGATTTTGTTGTGTTTCCATATATGATTATACCATTGGTTGTTGGTAGAGAATCTTCTATTAGATCTGTGGAAGAGGCTTTGTCAAAAAATCGTTTAATTTTTTTGGTTTCTCAAAAAGATTTAAATGAAGAAAATCCTAATCCTGATTCGATTTATACGGTTGGAACCGTCGCGATGATTATGCGAATGAAAAAAGTTCCTGATGGCCAGATTCGAATATTAATTCAAGGAGTCGCCAAAGCCCGCATTAAAAATTATTCCAAAACATATCCAAATTTTGAAGTGGCCGTTGAGAAAATCGAAGATCTGCGGACCACAACGCCCACTGAGAATGAAGTCTTAATGCAAAAATCTAAAGAAAAAATTGAGAAAATTATTTCCTTAGGAAAAACCCTTCTCCCTGATATTTTATTAGTGTTAGATGATCTACAAGACCCAGGAAAAGGTGCTGATTTGATAGCCGCCAATTTAGGAATTAAAGTGGCTGAGGCTCAAAAAGTTCTTGAAACGGCCGACGCAAAAGAAAGAATGGGGCTTGTTCTTGAATTGTTAAATTCTGAAATCGAAGCCATGCAATTGCTACAAAAAGCAAAGTCGGGAAAAGACGAGACCGGTAAAAACAATCGTGAGCAATTTTTTAAAGATCAAATGAAAGCCATAAAAAATGAACTTGGTGATAATGATTCAAAATCCGAAGAACTTGAGGAATTAAAGGAAAAAATAAATTCTTCAGGAATGCCCAAGCCCGTATTGACAGAAGCACTGAAACAACTACATCGCCTGGAAAGAATGCATCCCGATGCTTCCGAAGCAACGATGGTTAGAACCTATCTGGATTGGATGGTAGATTTGCCATGGAATAAACGATCCGAAGATTCTATTGATTTAAAAGTAGCTAAAGAAATCCTTGATGAAGATCATCATGAATTAATAAAAGCGAAGGATCGTGTTTTAGAATTTTTAGCTGTCAGAAAATTAAAAAGCACGATGAAAGGTCCTATCCTTTGTTTTGCTGGACCTCCAGGGGTTGGGAAAACATCGCTCGGAAAATCGATAGCTCGCGCTATGGGTAGAGAATATTTTCGTATCGCTTTTGGTGGCGTCAAAGATGAAGCTGAAATTCGTGGTCAC encodes the following:
- a CDS encoding TraR/DksA family transcriptional regulator, with the protein product MKVSNFNDQFILECRQKLTLVKQDLLNRMKVSAERFRENNKNVGDEIDQSVAQIEEYNILITQDRIRNQLLEVEFALARIENGDFGFCEETLEPIEKQRLLTIPWTRLSIEGAEIRERYKKHYAQI
- a CDS encoding TraR/DksA family transcriptional regulator, with translation MKPKSKKLSLQKSNNTLIAPNLENHSEEPVLAKIIPTLKESLLFQKSSILNKTNEFKRQQAETVQLSDEAEVASNELSQNLSIHLHERDLKSLIQIEKALGKIAAGTYGECEICSDMINAKRLQVRPLATLCVSCMEDLEEERKRIQ
- the lon gene encoding endopeptidase La, with product MNFDDRSGNGGNYKDDKTVEVPSTLPMLPVRDFVVFPYMIIPLVVGRESSIRSVEEALSKNRLIFLVSQKDLNEENPNPDSIYTVGTVAMIMRMKKVPDGQIRILIQGVAKARIKNYSKTYPNFEVAVEKIEDLRTTTPTENEVLMQKSKEKIEKIISLGKTLLPDILLVLDDLQDPGKGADLIAANLGIKVAEAQKVLETADAKERMGLVLELLNSEIEAMQLLQKAKSGKDETGKNNREQFFKDQMKAIKNELGDNDSKSEELEELKEKINSSGMPKPVLTEALKQLHRLERMHPDASEATMVRTYLDWMVDLPWNKRSEDSIDLKVAKEILDEDHHELIKAKDRVLEFLAVRKLKSTMKGPILCFAGPPGVGKTSLGKSIARAMGREYFRIAFGGVKDEAEIRGHRRTYVGAMPGKIVQALRQVKTNNPVLVLDEIDKLGSDFRGDPSAAMLEVLDPEQNATFRDNYLNVDFDLSNALFIATANVLENIPAALRDRMEIIQIPGYTENDKLLISKKHLIKRQMENNGITSDQVTFTDDGIKYIISGYTREAGLRNLEREIGSVCRKIAKMIVMNEASHLEITPTTVTELLGPPKFLREEKLYDSQVGVVQGLAWTQAGGEVLQVEALKMKGKGHLALTGQLGDVMKESAHAAMSYCKAHMEELGIPEDFFDRYDIHVHLPAGAIPKDGPSAGITLTTALVSLMTETPIRHDFAMTGEVTLQGKVLPVGGIREKCLAALNQGITNVIIPLANQKDLADIPKLFKDKMNFILAENLDEVFAVALDKSAKGKNKKTDVKKEKKNKTSSAAA